In Legionella spiritensis, the following proteins share a genomic window:
- a CDS encoding L,D-transpeptidase codes for MTDKLIYISSVRQRMDCYQGDNLWQSYIISTAKNGLGEQMGSECTPRGWHRIHARIGLDAPVNSVFVARRWTGEIYSQALAEQFPARDWILTRILQLDGLEAGRNQGGQVDSLQRYIYIHGTPDTTSMGVVGSRGCIRMRNHDMIELAAWSEVETRVFIE; via the coding sequence ATGACTGATAAATTAATTTACATTTCTTCCGTGCGACAGAGAATGGACTGCTATCAAGGGGATAATTTATGGCAATCCTACATAATATCGACCGCTAAGAACGGATTGGGTGAACAGATGGGCAGTGAATGTACTCCCAGGGGCTGGCATCGCATCCATGCGCGTATTGGTCTTGATGCGCCCGTAAACAGTGTTTTTGTCGCCCGAAGGTGGACCGGAGAAATCTATTCACAAGCCCTGGCTGAACAATTTCCGGCCAGAGACTGGATTCTAACGCGTATTTTGCAGTTGGATGGCCTGGAAGCAGGTCGTAATCAGGGAGGCCAGGTTGATAGTTTACAACGATATATATACATACATGGCACCCCTGATACTACTTCAATGGGGGTAGTGGGTTCTCGTGGATGTATTCGAATGCGCAATCATGACATGATAGAGTTAGCGGCATGGTCGGAGGTGGAAACTCGAGTTTTTATCGAGTAA
- the pcsA gene encoding phosphatidylcholine synthase, whose protein sequence is MTNRMPGYHPFHYLVAWGVHAFTASAACFGLLTLIKIYQNDYVQALWFMAIAVVIDAIDGTLARLVKVKSVLPGIDGSLLDNIVDYLNYVITPCFFLFVKPNMLPAGFILPIIIAITITSSYQFCQSDAKTPDHFFKGFPCYWNITVFYMFILNTTMYTNAIILSVLCLLIFVPIKYVYPSRLDYLTESRALKVMMHIFSLIYGISSGLILWNYPNIDRIYLTLSIGYVVMYLCLSIYRTFSPLLILRTSANKH, encoded by the coding sequence ATGACAAATAGAATGCCAGGTTACCACCCCTTTCATTATCTGGTTGCCTGGGGGGTTCATGCTTTTACAGCCAGTGCCGCGTGCTTCGGCCTTCTTACACTAATAAAAATTTATCAAAACGATTATGTTCAGGCTCTGTGGTTTATGGCCATTGCTGTGGTTATAGATGCGATTGATGGGACTCTGGCGCGGCTTGTCAAGGTAAAATCCGTACTTCCCGGAATTGATGGCTCATTACTGGATAACATTGTCGATTACCTGAATTATGTCATTACTCCCTGTTTCTTTTTATTTGTAAAGCCAAACATGTTGCCAGCCGGGTTCATACTACCCATCATTATTGCCATTACCATCACTTCATCGTATCAGTTCTGCCAGTCAGACGCGAAAACACCGGATCATTTTTTCAAGGGGTTCCCCTGTTACTGGAATATCACCGTGTTTTATATGTTTATTCTGAACACGACCATGTACACAAACGCTATCATTCTGTCTGTCTTGTGCCTGCTGATTTTTGTTCCTATTAAATACGTCTATCCGTCACGCCTCGATTATTTGACGGAATCCAGGGCTCTTAAGGTCATGATGCACATTTTTTCACTGATTTACGGTATTAGTTCCGGACTGATTTTGTGGAATTACCCGAATATTGATCGTATTTATCTCACGCTTTCGATAGGGTACGTGGTTATGTATTTGTGTTTAAGTATTTACAGAACATTTTCACCATTGCTTATACTGCGTACTTCGGCGAATAAACATTAA
- a CDS encoding NAD-dependent succinate-semialdehyde dehydrogenase, protein MSIQTINPATGKNLAQYDEMQDAEINDFVNKSHEAFVHWREKSFSHRSQLMTGMANLLRQRKRELAVLIASEMGKPVTQGIGEIEKCAWLCEHYAENTESYLQPKLVKTELTKSMVCYQPLGVILAIMPWNFPFWQVYRCAVPALMAGNAIILKHAPITTGCGQEIYKLFADADFPGFLFQHAIADNDVAAGLIAHKLIRGLSFTGSDKAGRIVASRAAEHLKKTVLELGGNDPYLVLEDADIDLAAESIISSRLNNCGQVCIAAKRVIAHQAIYDELLARLQNLMKRYKMNSPLDEDANLGPMAREDLRNNIHEQVLMSIREGAKLMAGGEIPDGAGFYYPPTLLADVKPGMTAFEEELFGPVVVIVRAKSEKEAIQLANDSRFGLAGAVFTRDIERGEEIARNQLEVGTCCINTFVASDPRLPFGGIKNSGYGRELSREGLLEFVNIKTIGIR, encoded by the coding sequence ATGAGTATCCAGACAATCAATCCAGCTACGGGAAAAAATCTTGCCCAGTATGATGAGATGCAGGACGCTGAAATTAATGATTTTGTTAATAAATCGCACGAGGCATTTGTACACTGGAGAGAAAAGTCCTTCTCTCACCGCAGTCAATTAATGACCGGTATGGCTAATTTGCTGAGGCAAAGAAAGCGGGAGCTTGCCGTTTTAATAGCCAGTGAAATGGGTAAACCTGTCACCCAGGGTATTGGAGAAATTGAAAAATGCGCCTGGTTATGTGAGCATTACGCAGAAAATACTGAGAGCTATTTGCAACCGAAACTTGTAAAAACGGAATTAACAAAGTCTATGGTATGCTATCAGCCTCTTGGTGTTATCTTGGCCATCATGCCATGGAATTTCCCTTTCTGGCAGGTTTATCGATGTGCCGTGCCTGCCTTGATGGCGGGCAATGCCATTATTTTAAAACATGCTCCCATTACCACCGGTTGCGGACAGGAAATTTACAAGTTGTTTGCGGATGCGGATTTTCCTGGATTTCTTTTCCAGCATGCCATTGCCGATAATGATGTCGCGGCCGGCCTGATTGCACATAAGCTGATAAGAGGTTTAAGTTTCACCGGTAGTGACAAGGCGGGTCGGATTGTTGCGTCTCGTGCCGCAGAGCATCTGAAGAAAACGGTATTGGAACTTGGCGGCAATGATCCTTATCTGGTACTGGAAGATGCGGATATCGATCTGGCCGCGGAGAGTATTATATCCTCCCGGCTTAATAATTGCGGGCAAGTCTGTATTGCGGCCAAACGAGTAATTGCTCATCAGGCCATATATGATGAACTCCTTGCCAGGCTTCAAAACCTCATGAAACGTTATAAAATGAACTCGCCGCTTGATGAGGATGCCAATTTGGGACCAATGGCCAGAGAGGATTTGCGAAACAATATCCACGAGCAAGTACTTATGAGCATCAGGGAAGGGGCCAAATTGATGGCCGGCGGCGAAATTCCTGATGGGGCGGGGTTTTACTATCCTCCCACGCTGCTTGCGGATGTGAAGCCCGGTATGACTGCTTTTGAAGAGGAGTTATTTGGCCCCGTAGTGGTTATTGTCCGTGCTAAAAGCGAAAAAGAGGCTATCCAGTTAGCAAACGATAGCCGTTTTGGTCTTGCTGGTGCCGTTTTTACCAGAGACATCGAACGCGGCGAGGAAATTGCCAGAAACCAACTGGAAGTCGGAACGTGCTGTATCAACACATTTGTAGCGTCTGATCCGCGTTTGCCCTTTGGTGGAATAAAAAATTCCGGGTATGGGCGTGAATTATCCAGGGAAGGTTTGCTAGAATTTGTCAATATCAAGACAATCGGAATTCGATAA
- a CDS encoding GTPase domain-containing protein — MYKKVMQRFGFFTDENSPALTVLLLGSPGSGKTTLLANVTDIKTLKATSDVEAPFYCEPFAIKEHDIAWNGTSCKVIELAHVEYESLTDCANELKKKYPFIDIVYLCMDITNLRDGRDKPQLVVLNELDHWLEKTVFLFTKTNKLFNEETESYSAKRLEIREKDIRTFLTDYLEVAKESAEKICFYQAGDSLLEAKDKTSQHDMGNWLEAIRLATARILTARKDLKNFTDALERKLDSKEFNL, encoded by the coding sequence ATGTATAAAAAGGTTATGCAACGCTTCGGCTTTTTCACCGATGAAAACTCTCCCGCCCTGACTGTGTTATTGCTGGGGTCTCCCGGCAGTGGTAAAACAACTCTTTTAGCAAACGTAACCGATATAAAAACGCTAAAAGCAACGTCTGATGTGGAGGCGCCATTTTATTGCGAGCCATTTGCCATAAAGGAACACGACATAGCGTGGAACGGTACGTCATGCAAAGTGATTGAGCTGGCTCACGTTGAGTATGAATCATTGACAGATTGCGCGAATGAACTGAAGAAAAAATATCCTTTTATAGACATCGTGTACTTGTGTATGGATATAACAAATTTAAGGGATGGCCGTGATAAGCCGCAACTGGTCGTGCTGAACGAGTTAGATCACTGGCTTGAAAAAACGGTCTTTCTATTCACAAAAACGAATAAACTTTTTAATGAGGAAACAGAAAGCTACTCCGCAAAAAGACTGGAAATCAGGGAGAAGGATATCAGGACGTTCCTGACGGACTATCTGGAAGTGGCAAAAGAGTCAGCGGAAAAAATATGTTTTTATCAAGCAGGCGATAGCTTGCTTGAGGCAAAGGATAAAACCTCGCAACACGACATGGGAAATTGGCTTGAAGCCATTCGCCTGGCGACAGCTCGAATCCTGACGGCAAGAAAGGATTTAAAAAATTTTACGGATGCTTTGGAGAGAAAACTCGATAGCAAGGAATTCAATTTATGA
- a CDS encoding thioredoxin family protein produces MAKTPSNMLPLGTPAPHFSLPDTVSGKTISLNNEHNSKVTVVMFICNHCPYVKHINKELTRLANDYANSDVRFFAINSNNTEQYPDDSPLNMKRTAIAEMYPFPYLFDETQEVAKAYQAACTPDFYVFDRKLLLAYRGQFDDSRPGNDMEVNGASIRHALDCLLSDKAVDGEQKPSLGCNIKWKN; encoded by the coding sequence ATGGCTAAAACACCGTCAAATATGCTGCCGTTGGGAACCCCGGCACCTCATTTCTCTCTCCCTGATACAGTCAGCGGGAAAACCATTTCACTGAATAATGAACACAATAGCAAAGTGACCGTTGTTATGTTTATATGCAATCATTGCCCTTATGTGAAACATATTAATAAAGAGTTAACGCGCCTTGCAAATGATTACGCGAACAGTGATGTTCGTTTTTTTGCAATTAATTCAAATAATACGGAACAATACCCTGATGATTCTCCGTTGAACATGAAACGAACCGCAATAGCGGAAATGTATCCCTTCCCCTATCTTTTTGATGAAACCCAGGAAGTCGCAAAAGCCTATCAGGCAGCCTGTACCCCTGATTTTTATGTATTTGATCGCAAACTTCTTCTTGCCTACCGAGGCCAGTTTGATGATTCTCGCCCTGGTAACGACATGGAAGTTAACGGCGCATCTATCAGACATGCTCTGGATTGCCTGTTATCTGATAAAGCCGTCGATGGAGAGCAAAAACCAAGCTTGGGATGTAATATTAAATGGAAAAACTGA